A genomic stretch from Plasmodium reichenowi strain SY57 chromosome 2, whole genome shotgun sequence includes:
- a CDS encoding hypothetical protein (conserved Plasmodium protein, unknown function~transcript variant 2; alternatively spliced), whose amino-acid sequence MAQNPWFVKKSKTLRTSQLEKFINKFNEEYEHLMHMTRFKYIKRTLETIKENSDLIINKKTFSILRISCVAQLQPKYLNKIDDGISVYLSNFMLKANHDVEGFCLCFNKIKLKEKESRVMNNDPSIMFVKISFKLLILVLKENYEIKAKINKIEPLKIHLDIFGIVEAIFIEDMFKDFHYDSRNNRFRREGKIFSLYDIVLFTIKKVTHGDNGANVKVIGYF is encoded by the exons atGGCTCAAAATCCATGGTTCGTAAAAAAATCCAAAACTTTACGAACAAGTCAATtagaaaaatttataaataaatttaatgaAG aATATGAGCACTTGATGCATATGACCAGatttaaatacataaaaagAACCCTCGAAAcaattaaagaaaattcagatttaattattaataaaaaaacattcAGCATATTAAGAATAAg TTGTGTGGCACAATTACAGCCCAAATATTTGAACAAGATTGATGATGGGATAAGTGTGTATTTATCAAATTTTATGTTAAA AGCCAATCATGATGTCGAAGGATTTTGTTTATGCTTCaacaaaattaaattaaaagaaaaagaatcTAGAGTTATGAATAATGACCCATCGATTATGTTTGTAAAAATAAGTTTTAAACTTTTAATCCTTGTTTTAAAGGAAAACTATGAAAtaa aggcaaaaataaataaaatagaaccattaaaaatacatttagATATCTTTGGAATAGTTGAGGCAATTTTTATTGAAGACATGTTTAAAGATTTTCATTATGATTCAAgaaat AATCGATTTCGAAGAGAGGGgaaaattttttcattatacGACATCGTCCTTTTTACCATAAAGAA GGTAACGCACGGAGACAACGGAGCAAATGTGAAAGTAATAggatatttttaa
- a CDS encoding hypothetical protein (conserved Plasmodium protein, unknown function~transcript variant 1; alternatively spliced) yields the protein MAQNPWFVKKSKTLRTSQLEKFINKFNEEYEHLMHMTRFKYIKRTLETIKENSDLIINKKTFSILRISCVAQLQPKYLNKIDDGISVYLSNFMLKANHDVEGFCLCFNKIKLKEKESRVMNNDPSIMFVKISFKLLILVLKENYEIKAKINKIEPLKIHLDIFGIVEAIFIEDMFKDFHYDSRNNRFRREGKIFSLYDIVLFTIKK from the exons atGGCTCAAAATCCATGGTTCGTAAAAAAATCCAAAACTTTACGAACAAGTCAATtagaaaaatttataaataaatttaatgaAG aATATGAGCACTTGATGCATATGACCAGatttaaatacataaaaagAACCCTCGAAAcaattaaagaaaattcagatttaattattaataaaaaaacattcAGCATATTAAGAATAAg TTGTGTGGCACAATTACAGCCCAAATATTTGAACAAGATTGATGATGGGATAAGTGTGTATTTATCAAATTTTATGTTAAA AGCCAATCATGATGTCGAAGGATTTTGTTTATGCTTCaacaaaattaaattaaaagaaaaagaatcTAGAGTTATGAATAATGACCCATCGATTATGTTTGTAAAAATAAGTTTTAAACTTTTAATCCTTGTTTTAAAGGAAAACTATGAAAtaa aggcaaaaataaataaaatagaaccattaaaaatacatttagATATCTTTGGAATAGTTGAGGCAATTTTTATTGAAGACATGTTTAAAGATTTTCATTATGATTCAAgaaat AATCGATTTCGAAGAGAGGGgaaaattttttcattatacGACATCGTCCTTTTTACCATAAAGAAGTAA